The following are encoded together in the Phyllopteryx taeniolatus isolate TA_2022b chromosome 21, UOR_Ptae_1.2, whole genome shotgun sequence genome:
- the cdc42se1 gene encoding CDC42 small effector protein 1, giving the protein MSEFWHKMACCVIAKAPPKKRRRRIERSMIGEPTNFIHLTHIGSGEMADGLHPSGSVQEQMRSKCPNMNGRNSLL; this is encoded by the exons ATGAGCGAATTCTGGCACAAGATGGCCTGCTGCGTGATCGCAAAAGCTCCGCCG aagaagaggaggaggcggatCGAGCGCAGTATGATCGGCGAGCCGACAAACTTCATCCACCTGACGCACATCGGCTCGGGAGAGATGGCCGACGGGCTCCACCCT TCGGGGTCCGTTCAGGAGCAGATGAGGTCCAAATGTCCAAACATGAACGGCAGAAACAGTCTTTTATAG
- the bnipl gene encoding bcl-2/adenovirus E1B 19 kDa-interacting protein 2-like protein isoform X1 — protein MSAMTQTSRPSEAAGHVTVSSSCQVTSLDFQDPAVRECGLAMATADADSAEEFELEEEENHAEGSSGVAAERPVTLALSSCGGGAKTMKRKVLVAPVLSVSLGRSESGDFHSAFLSPSPGDEDNGGPDFDLDAMETPSDSESLRFPVDDLDLEDDLQEHSTVSSCESVVEAGPMGLGALEREDVVDSQGTRWRSFSTGPAPHDGRVNMSVLEPFLRVLSHGGYYGDGMNDIIVFSSCYLPKNTLENYHYVMDNLFRYLVGTLDLMVCENYVIVFLCAGGHKDKLPGIGWLKECYHTIAWRLRKNLKGVFVVHPTWAIKALITIIKPFISSKFSRKLEFVDSLQDLSARLPTEHVQIPDCVRTYDDSLSS, from the exons ATGTCAGCCATGACGCAAACATCCAGGCCAAGCGAAGCTGCAGGTCATGTGACCGTCTCCTCTTCCTGCCaggtcacttcattag ACTTCCAAGACCCTGCGGTCCGAGAATGCGGCctcgccatggcaacagcagACGCTGACTCGGCAG aggagtttgagcttgaggaggaggagaaccaCGCAG aggGGTCTTCAGGTGTGGCAGCAG AGCGTCCGGTTACTCTGGCGCTGTCGTCGTGTGGCGGAGGGGCAAAGACGATGAAGAGGAAGGTTCTGGTGGCGCCGGTCCTCAGCGTGTCTTTAG GTCGCAGCGAATCAGGGGACTTCCATTCGGCGTTCCTGTCGCCGTCTCCCGGAGATGAGGACAACGGCGGTCCGGACTTTGACCTTGACGCCATGGAAACGCCCTCGGACAGCGAGTCTCTTCGCTTCCCCGTTGACGACCTAGACCTGGAAG ATGACCTGCAGGAGCATAGCACGGTGTCCAGCTGTGAGTCAGTAGTGGAGGCGGGGCCTATGGGCCTGGGAGCGCTGGAGCGGGAGGATGTTGTGGACAGCCAGGGCACCAGGTGGCGCTCTTTCTCTACCGGACCCGCACCGCATGATGGACGGGTTAACATGAGCGTGCTGGAACCGTTCCTCAGGGTTCTGTCACACggag GTTACTATGGAGACGGGATGAATGACATCATCGTGTTTTCCTCTTGTTACCTGCCCAAGAACACGCTGGAAAATTATCACTATGTGATGGACAACCTCTTCAG GTACTTGGTGGGCACGCTGGATCTGATGGTGTGTGAAAACtacgtgattgtttttctttgcgcCGGTGGTCATAAGGACAAACTGCCCGGAATCGGTTGGCTCAAGGAATGTTATCACACCATCGCGTGgag GTTGAGGAAGAATCTGAAAGGCGTGTTCGTGGTGCATCCCACTTGGGCCATCAAAGCGctcatcaccatcatcaaacCCTTCATCAG TTCAAAGTTCAGCAGGAAGCTGGAGTTCGTCGACAGCCTTCAAGATCTTTCTGCTCGGCTGCCCACCGAGCATGTGCAGATCCCCGACTGCGTCAGAAC GTACGATGACAGTCTGTCGAGCTGA
- the bnipl gene encoding bcl-2/adenovirus E1B 19 kDa-interacting protein 2-like protein isoform X2 encodes MSAMTQTSRPSEAAGHVTVSSSCQVTSLDFQDPAVRECGLAMATADADSAEGSSGVAAERPVTLALSSCGGGAKTMKRKVLVAPVLSVSLGRSESGDFHSAFLSPSPGDEDNGGPDFDLDAMETPSDSESLRFPVDDLDLEDDLQEHSTVSSCESVVEAGPMGLGALEREDVVDSQGTRWRSFSTGPAPHDGRVNMSVLEPFLRVLSHGGYYGDGMNDIIVFSSCYLPKNTLENYHYVMDNLFRYLVGTLDLMVCENYVIVFLCAGGHKDKLPGIGWLKECYHTIAWRLRKNLKGVFVVHPTWAIKALITIIKPFISSKFSRKLEFVDSLQDLSARLPTEHVQIPDCVRTYDDSLSS; translated from the exons ATGTCAGCCATGACGCAAACATCCAGGCCAAGCGAAGCTGCAGGTCATGTGACCGTCTCCTCTTCCTGCCaggtcacttcattag ACTTCCAAGACCCTGCGGTCCGAGAATGCGGCctcgccatggcaacagcagACGCTGACTCGGCAG aggGGTCTTCAGGTGTGGCAGCAG AGCGTCCGGTTACTCTGGCGCTGTCGTCGTGTGGCGGAGGGGCAAAGACGATGAAGAGGAAGGTTCTGGTGGCGCCGGTCCTCAGCGTGTCTTTAG GTCGCAGCGAATCAGGGGACTTCCATTCGGCGTTCCTGTCGCCGTCTCCCGGAGATGAGGACAACGGCGGTCCGGACTTTGACCTTGACGCCATGGAAACGCCCTCGGACAGCGAGTCTCTTCGCTTCCCCGTTGACGACCTAGACCTGGAAG ATGACCTGCAGGAGCATAGCACGGTGTCCAGCTGTGAGTCAGTAGTGGAGGCGGGGCCTATGGGCCTGGGAGCGCTGGAGCGGGAGGATGTTGTGGACAGCCAGGGCACCAGGTGGCGCTCTTTCTCTACCGGACCCGCACCGCATGATGGACGGGTTAACATGAGCGTGCTGGAACCGTTCCTCAGGGTTCTGTCACACggag GTTACTATGGAGACGGGATGAATGACATCATCGTGTTTTCCTCTTGTTACCTGCCCAAGAACACGCTGGAAAATTATCACTATGTGATGGACAACCTCTTCAG GTACTTGGTGGGCACGCTGGATCTGATGGTGTGTGAAAACtacgtgattgtttttctttgcgcCGGTGGTCATAAGGACAAACTGCCCGGAATCGGTTGGCTCAAGGAATGTTATCACACCATCGCGTGgag GTTGAGGAAGAATCTGAAAGGCGTGTTCGTGGTGCATCCCACTTGGGCCATCAAAGCGctcatcaccatcatcaaacCCTTCATCAG TTCAAAGTTCAGCAGGAAGCTGGAGTTCGTCGACAGCCTTCAAGATCTTTCTGCTCGGCTGCCCACCGAGCATGTGCAGATCCCCGACTGCGTCAGAAC GTACGATGACAGTCTGTCGAGCTGA